In Synechococcus sp. PCC 6312, one genomic interval encodes:
- the gcvP gene encoding aminomethyl-transferring glycine dehydrogenase yields MTQAVPHRQRHSLALEQLISLNSSSFIPRHIGPTQAEVAAMLATVSPNRALSLDELMAETIPADIYRQQPLNLPAALSESDALQSLNTIAGQNQVWRSFMGLGYYNCITPPVIQRNILENPGWYTQYTPYQAEIAQGRLEALFNFQTLVTDLTGLDIANASLLDEATAAAEAMSLSLTVSPHKNCHRFFVAANCHPQTIAVIQTRAKPLGLEVIVGDPTTEDFQIPTFGLVLQYPASDGLVCDYQNVIAKAKAQGVIVTVATDLLALTLLTPPGELGADIAVGSSQRLGVPLGYGGPHAAFFATKDAYKRQIPGRLVGLSHDVTGKPAYRLALQTREQHIRREKATSNICTAQVLLAVMASLYAVYHGPQGLKNIATRIHGLTQVLAQGLEQAGFQLVHDCFFDTVQIATTATDLHRIKQRAEAMEINLHYMETSQAWITISLDETTTLADIRDLLSIFAPEQSISLDALIQGVKNQAWPDYLMRQTPYLTQAVFNRYQSEHELLRYIHRLQAQDLSLTTSMIPLGSCTMKLNATAEMLPITWPEFAQIHPFAPLSQTQGYQKLFKELEVMLAEITGFAGVSLQPNAGSQGEYAGLLVIREYHHSRGAQHRQICLIPASAHGTNPASAVMAGMIVVPVNCDEQGNIDVQDLMAKAEKHQQNLAALMITYPSTHGVFETEIRQICQIIHRYGGQVYLDGANMNAQVGLCRPGDFGADVCHLNLHKTFCIPHGGGGPGVGPIGVAAHLIPFLPSHPLIQNQDGSHLGPVTAAPWGSASILPISWMYIKMMGARGLTQATQIAILNANYVATRLAPYYPILYTGTNSRVAHECILDLRPLKKSAGIEVEDIAKRLMDYGFHAPTVSWPVAGTMMVEPTESESQAELDRFCEAMIAIRAEIAEIETGVADRQANVLKFAPHPARVVTSDTWDRPYSREKAAYPAEWTKTYKFWPAVSRIDNAYGDRNLVCTCPSLNEYAPSLE; encoded by the coding sequence ATGACACAAGCGGTTCCCCACAGGCAGCGTCATTCTTTGGCTCTAGAACAGTTAATCAGTTTAAATTCCAGTTCCTTTATCCCCCGCCATATTGGCCCAACCCAGGCAGAAGTTGCAGCTATGCTGGCGACAGTGAGTCCAAATCGGGCCTTAAGCCTTGATGAATTAATGGCCGAGACAATTCCAGCCGATATTTACCGCCAACAACCCCTTAATCTACCCGCTGCCCTATCTGAGTCGGATGCTTTACAGAGCCTAAACACCATTGCGGGTCAAAATCAAGTCTGGCGGTCTTTCATGGGCCTGGGGTATTACAACTGCATTACGCCGCCGGTGATTCAACGGAATATTCTCGAAAATCCTGGCTGGTACACCCAATACACCCCCTACCAGGCCGAGATTGCCCAGGGACGCTTAGAAGCCTTGTTTAATTTCCAAACCCTCGTGACCGATTTGACGGGCCTGGATATTGCCAATGCCTCCCTCTTGGATGAAGCCACCGCCGCTGCCGAAGCCATGAGTTTGAGCCTGACGGTGTCTCCCCATAAAAACTGCCATCGCTTTTTCGTCGCAGCGAATTGCCATCCCCAAACCATTGCCGTGATCCAAACTCGGGCCAAACCCCTCGGACTAGAGGTGATTGTCGGTGATCCTACAACAGAGGACTTTCAAATTCCTACCTTTGGCCTGGTGCTCCAATATCCAGCCAGTGATGGCCTGGTTTGTGATTATCAGAACGTCATCGCTAAAGCTAAGGCGCAAGGGGTCATTGTTACGGTGGCCACAGATTTACTGGCCCTAACGTTATTGACCCCACCCGGTGAATTAGGGGCTGATATTGCCGTGGGGAGTAGCCAACGCCTGGGTGTACCTTTGGGCTATGGGGGCCCCCATGCCGCTTTTTTTGCTACTAAAGATGCTTACAAACGGCAAATTCCCGGCCGCTTGGTGGGCCTATCCCATGATGTAACGGGAAAACCGGCCTATCGCCTGGCCCTGCAGACCCGTGAGCAACATATTCGTCGAGAAAAAGCGACCAGTAACATCTGTACCGCCCAGGTTTTGTTAGCGGTGATGGCCAGTCTGTACGCGGTCTATCACGGCCCTCAAGGCTTAAAAAATATTGCCACCCGGATTCATGGTTTGACCCAAGTTTTAGCTCAAGGCCTAGAACAAGCTGGCTTTCAATTAGTCCATGACTGCTTTTTTGACACGGTTCAGATTGCGACTACGGCAACAGACCTGCACAGGATTAAACAACGGGCTGAGGCGATGGAAATTAATCTCCACTACATGGAAACTTCCCAGGCCTGGATTACCATTAGCCTAGATGAAACCACCACCCTGGCCGATATTAGGGATTTACTTTCGATCTTTGCCCCAGAACAGAGTATTTCTTTAGATGCCCTCATCCAAGGTGTCAAGAACCAGGCCTGGCCAGACTATTTGATGCGGCAAACCCCTTATCTAACCCAGGCCGTTTTTAATCGCTATCAGTCTGAACACGAACTTTTACGCTATATTCATCGCCTCCAGGCCCAGGATCTATCCCTAACCACCTCCATGATTCCCTTGGGTTCCTGCACGATGAAGCTCAATGCTACGGCTGAAATGTTACCCATCACCTGGCCAGAATTTGCCCAAATTCATCCCTTTGCCCCTCTTAGTCAAACCCAAGGCTATCAGAAGCTTTTTAAGGAACTGGAGGTGATGCTGGCGGAAATTACTGGCTTTGCCGGAGTCTCCTTACAACCCAATGCTGGCTCCCAAGGGGAATACGCTGGATTACTAGTCATTCGGGAATACCACCACAGCCGGGGTGCCCAGCATCGCCAAATCTGCTTAATTCCCGCCTCAGCCCATGGGACAAATCCAGCTAGCGCGGTCATGGCCGGAATGATCGTTGTACCTGTTAATTGTGATGAGCAGGGGAATATTGATGTCCAAGATTTAATGGCTAAAGCTGAAAAACATCAGCAAAACTTAGCCGCCTTGATGATTACCTACCCCTCTACCCACGGGGTTTTTGAAACGGAAATCCGCCAGATTTGCCAGATCATTCATCGTTACGGCGGTCAGGTTTATCTAGATGGGGCGAATATGAATGCCCAAGTGGGCCTATGCCGTCCGGGTGATTTTGGGGCCGATGTCTGTCATCTCAATCTGCATAAAACTTTTTGTATTCCCCACGGGGGCGGTGGGCCGGGGGTGGGGCCAATTGGGGTTGCGGCCCATTTAATTCCATTTTTACCCAGTCATCCCTTAATTCAAAATCAGGATGGGAGTCATTTAGGGCCGGTGACAGCAGCCCCTTGGGGGAGTGCTAGTATTCTGCCGATTTCTTGGATGTACATCAAAATGATGGGAGCGAGGGGACTGACCCAGGCCACCCAAATTGCCATTCTCAACGCCAATTACGTGGCAACCCGTTTGGCTCCCTATTACCCAATTCTTTACACCGGAACCAATAGCCGAGTCGCCCATGAATGTATTTTGGATTTACGCCCCCTGAAAAAATCCGCAGGGATTGAAGTTGAAGATATTGCCAAACGCTTGATGGACTACGGTTTTCATGCTCCTACAGTGTCCTGGCCTGTAGCTGGCACCATGATGGTTGAACCCACCGAAAGTGAATCTCAAGCCGA